Sequence from the Blastocatellia bacterium genome:
CGCTCGGCTGGGTCGGCGAAGAGACCATGGCTGAGATTCTCGGCCCCCTCTTTCAGCGCGCCTTCGGTTCGTACTCGGCCGTCGCGGCGCACACCGCGTCAATCGTCATCGCCTACATCGCCATCACTTACCTGCACGTCGTTCTCGGTGAGCTGGTGCCAAAGGCCATCTCGCTGGAGAAGGCCGAGCCGGTTGCCCTCGCCGTCGCCGCGCCGATACGTATCTTTTATAAAATGTTCAAAGCGCCCATCTGGGTGCTGAACCATTCGGGGATCATCGTGCTGCGCTGGCTCGGGCTGCGCGCCACGGCCGAGCATTCGGGCATCTACAGTGAAGAAGAGCTGCGCGGCCTGATCGCGGTCTCTCAGAAGAGCGGCCATGTGCTGGAAGACGAGCGGCAGTTGATCAACAACGTTTTTGACTTTACCGAGACGACCGTCGAGAGCGTGATGAACCCGCGCACACAGATCGAGGCGCTCGACGCCGAGCTGACGCCGGCGCAGATGCTCGATTACTTCGAGCAGATCGGCTACTCGCGCATGCCTGTGTATCGCGGCTCGCTCGATCATGTCTTAGGCATTGTGCTGCACAAAGACCTGAGCCGGCTGGTGCGACACGGCGGCAACTTTGACGAGATCATCCGCCCGGCGGTCTTTCTGCCGACCACCGTGCGGCTGCACGACGCGCTGCGCAGCCTGCGCCGTTCGAGCGCGCACATGGCGATGGTGGTTGACGAGCACGGCGGCGTTGAAGGATTAGTGACACTCGAAGACCTGCTTGAAGAGATCGTCGGCGACATTCGCGACGAGCATGATGAAGTCGTAGCGCAGCAAATCAAACAGGAAAACCCGGATACATTTAAGGTCAGCGGCGCGCTATCGATTCGCGATGCCAACCGGCATATGCAGCTCGGGCTGCCTGAATCCGACAGCTATCACACGGTCGCCGGATTCATGATGGCGCGCGCCGGTCGCTTGCTTCAGACCGGCGATCAGATCGAATACAACGGCCTGCGGCTGACGGTTGTAAGCACCGAGCGCAACCGCATCGTCGAAGCGAAGATCGAAAAGCGCGAAGAAGACGTGCCGGCGCCGACGCTGGCAACCTGAGTTATTGCGCAAGCTAACAGCTTGCGCCACATAGCAAGTGCTATCGAAATCTGCTCTGACTCTCCACCTGGCCCTTTGACGGAAACCCTGTTCATCATTAACCCTGTGTCGGGCGGCGGCGCGGCGCTCCGCGCATGGCGCGAGGCGCGGCCCGCGTTGCTGGCGGCAGGCTTGACGATTCGCGAGCAAGTGACAACGCGCGCCGGCGAAGCCGCCGAAGTGACACGCGCCGCATTATCCAGCGGCACCACACGAGTCGTTGCCGTCGGCGGCGACGGCACGTTGAGCGAAGTGGTGAACGGCTTTCTTGACGGCGAAGGGCGACCGATCAACAGCGAAGCCGCGATTGGCATCCTGCCGGGAGGCACCGGCGCCGACTTTTGCAAAACGCTCGGCATCGCAACTCCTGTGCAAGCGATTCGCGCCCTCAGCGGCGCGACGGTCAAGATGATAGACGCAGGGCGGATCAGCTTGAACGGCACGGACGGCCAGCCGTATACGCGAGCCTTCATCAACCTTGCCTCGTTCGGGCTTGGCGGTGATACGGCGATGTGGGTGAACCGCTGGCGTGGCCGGCGCTCGCGTTTGCTCAAGGGTCAAGCCAAGTACGCGCTGGCGGCGCTCAGGGCGCTCGACCGCTATCGTAACCATCGCGTGCGTGTGAAGCTCGGACAGGAAAGTGAACTGGAGATTGACAGCAACTTGCTGGTAGTGGCTAACGGCAGGTATGCGGGCGGCGGCATGATGCTCGCGCCGCATGCCCGGCTCGATGATGGGCTGTTCGATGTCATCGTTGCCGACGGCGCGACGCGCTGGGACATCATCAAAGAGTTGCCGCGTATCGGGCGCGGCGGCCACCTCAAGAATCCCAGAGTCAGCGAGCATCGCGCCCGCGTCATTTCGATCACCGCCAGCGAGCCGCTCGCCATTGACGTAGACGGCGATTTCGCAGGCACCACGCCGGCAACGCTGACCGTCAGTCCTTCAGCCGTGAGGCTGCTCAGTGCATAAGCAACCGCCCACGGCTGCCGCTCACTTCTCGGCCATTGCGTCGGTGACTTTGATGCGCCCGGCGATGATCTCTTTCTTGGCGCGCTCGACTTCGTCGAGAACCGATTGCGGGATCAGGTTGCGGTTGTAATCGTCGAGCGCATAGCCGACGCCGTCGCTTTCAAGGCCGAACTCGTGAATGCCACCCTTGAATTGATTGCCGATGACATCCTTGACGGTGTCATAAACGGCATTATCCACACGCTTCATCATGCTGGTCAGAATGAAGCCCGGCTTCACCCAGTTCTGATTCGCATCCACGCCGATGGCCAGATGGTTGGTCTCTTCCGCCGCGTCAAAGACGCCGAGGCCGGAATTGCCGGCGGCCTGAAAGATGACATCGGCACCGCGCTCGATCTGGCAAGGTTTATTAATTATATTTTGTTGAATTTTCAATAACATTAATTAACACGGGAACTTACAGATGATATTGTTGCGCCGTCTTCTTTAGCAATAACAACATCCTGTTCTGTTAACCGAAGTAAAGCCCGATTTGTTTTGAAAAAGAATGTAGGCCCATGCTTAAACTCGATTTTCTGCGAAGCAAACACCTGAACAAATTCTTAGCTTTATTGGCTATATTGATCCTTGTGGCGCCAACTCAGGGTGGCCCGCCATTAACATCCGTCATTGAATGTGAAGATTTTCAGCTTACAGAAGAAGGCGGATATCCTGCGGCTCTTTGTTTGGGGAGTGGAAACTGTACAGAAACCGGTAGTGGTCAAGCATACATTTTCCTTTGGATGTTAGCTGATTTGGATTGCCCGAATCAACTTGTATTTAATGAAGTCAGCGTAACGGGCCGAGTGGGCGGGGTTAGTCTATACGGAAATGCAGTTAGCTGGTGTGCTGATACTGGACGATTGCGTGGTAATGGACGTGCAGATACGGGCTGTGACGGGAGCAGCAATCCTGTCGTTCCGAGCTATTACCCGGAGGCATGTTATCTCCCGCCAATTAATACCGACCCGCCACCGTCAGACCCTCCTGGAGGTGTAGTCTATTGTGACTTCGCCGCGCAAAATTGCGCCGATGAACTGGGTTGGCTTGATAATGATTGTATATGCCACTTCGATACACCCATATTAATTGATGTTGCTGGCAATGGCTTTAATCTCACGAGTGTGGCAGATGGTGTTGACTTTGATTTCAGAGGCCAAGGCCATCTCGAACATATGTCGTGGACTGCCGCTGGCTCAGATGACGCATTTCTTGTGCTTGATCGCAATGGCAACGGCAGAATAGATGACGGTAGCGAGCTATTTGGGAACATCACATCGCAACCACCTTCAGATCATCGGAATGGATTTCTTGCATTAGCTGAATATGACAAGCCAGAAAACGGCGGCAATACTGATGGCATGATAGATTATAGGGATCGAATCTTTTCCTCGCTCCTGTTATGGAGGGACATTAATCATAATGGCATTTCAGAGGCAAATGAGCTGATAGCACTTTCATCATCAGGTATTGCAAGAATAGACCTCGATTACAGATTGTCCAACCGGCGCGATCGGTACGGCAATCATTTTCGCTATAGAGCAAAGGTATACGATTCGAGAGGAGCGCAGGCCGGGAGATGGGCCTGGGATGTTTTCTTTATTCCATAGGGGTGGCTGCTGTGGGCCGCCCTATCTAACATTCAGAAGTTTAAGCTGAAGAGTCAAGTTATGAAAAAAGTCACTTTCGCGATTCTGACAATCATAGTAGCATTACTGATCCCCATTATATTTTTACCATTCGGTAGACAGGTTAACGCCGTGACTGTAAAGGTGAAAGTGAAAGATTACCCGGAACATGGGTTGAAGCTTATAGATTCTACTGACCCTTCTTTCCAGAATCACATTTCGGCTTTTTCAAAGGGAACACATAGCCCAGTAGTAGACTCAATGAAATTGTTCTCAGTGCTCCTCAAGAACGTAGGAGATAAAGCCATTGTTGGATATTGGATGAAGTGGGAATTAGTTAAAGCAGATGGAACAATTGTCACGTGCGAAAGCGGCGGGATTAATCCCGCCGCCCTTATGGATGGTGGATCGCCAGGATTAGAACACCTATCCGTTAGCAGTGGCTACGCTATCAGACCAGGTTCCACACAACTTGTTTCGCCATCACTTTCTTTAGGAGAGGATCAAGCCGGAGGCATAGGTATGTTGGGCGGGGGCTATGTTAAGCAAGCAAATCGCGAACAAATTCAGCAAGCAGCACAAACTGGAAATCTCAAGATGATGATGGATCAGGTAGCCAGAGAGTTGCAAAATTATAAGAGCATCAACGTCTCACTCGATGGGGCATTTTTTGAGGATGGAACGTTTGTTGGCGATGACAGTACGAACTACTTTGCGAAGATTCAAGCCAACATAGATGCAAAGCGTGATCTTCTGGAAGAAATAGCATTCGCCCTAAAACATAATGACAGCGAAGATGAGATTTTCGATTACATTAAAGAAGTGGCGCGTCAAGTGAACACGGCTTCAGAATCAGGGTTTACTCCCACAGACTACTACAGCTATCAGAAGAGGATCTATGCTGAGGAAATGCTTCGCATGAGAGATGCTATGGGTGGACACAGGGCAATAACGGTATCCTTGCAAGCGCTCCGCAAACCTTGGCCCAAATTAAAGAAATTGCCCTTTATACTTGAACACACGTCAGAGAGGGTTGAACCAAAGTCATCAATCAAGAAAGAGTGAAAACAACATAGGTAGCCGCCCCAGTTCGTAGAGATTCTCGCCGCTGAGTTACGCCTTCACTTCTCGGCCATGGCGTCAGTGACTTTGATGCGCCCGGCGATGATCTCTTTCTTGGCGCGCTCGACTTCGTCGAGAACCGACTGCGGGATTAGGTTGCGGTTGTAATCGTCGAGCGCATAGCCGACGCCGTCGCTTTCAAGGCCGAACTCGTGAATGCCACCCTTGAATTGATTGCCGATGACATCCTTGACGGTGTCATAAACGGCATTATCCACGCGCTTCATCATGCTGGTCAGAATGAAGCCCGGCTTCACCCAGTTCTGATTCGCATCCACGCCGATGGCCAGATGGTTGGTCTCTTCCGCCGCGTCAAAGACGCCAAGGCCGGAATTGCCGGCGGCCTGAAAGATGACATCGGCGCCGCGCTCGATCTGCGCCTTCGCCAGCTCTTTGCCCTTGCCGGGATTGTTCCACGCCGAGTCATTGACGCCGACGTAGTTCTCAAAGACCTCGATCTTCGGGTTGGCAAAACGCGCGCCTTCGGCATAGCCGGTGGCGAACTTGTGGATCAGCGGGATGTCCATGCCGCCGACGAAGCCAACCTTGTTGGTCTTCGTCGTGCGCGCCGCGATCATGCCGACGAGAAACGAGCCTTCGTGTTCCTTGAAGATCAGCGAAGCGACGTTCGGCGCATCAATGACACCGTCAATGATGGCAAACTTGAGATTGGGATAGTCCTTCGACACTTGCTCCATGATCGGCGCTTGCGCGAAACCGACGCCAATGATCAGGTCATAGCCGCGCTCGGCAAAGGCGCGCATAGATGGTTCAATCGAAGTCGGGTCGCCCGGCTCGACATCGCGCAAGATCATGTCGCTGGGCATATCCTTGAGCGCCCGCTGGACGCCAACCCAGGCGGCGGCGTTGAATGACTTGTCATCCTTGCCGCCGATGTCAAAGACGATGCCGACGCGCTTCTTGCCGCTCGCCTCGTCGCCGCCGCCAAGCACACGGCTGCAACCCGGGGCGATGAGCAAAGCGCACAACAGAACTGCCAATGCCGTTTGCTTCATTAAGACTTCCCTTCCTCTTGATCTCGCCGTGGCCTTATACATCGGGCACTTCGTACAGGTAAGGCATGTCGTGCAGCTTGTTCTCCTTGCCATCATGCACGGCGTAGCGCGAGCGGTGGCGCTCGCCGCGCGCGTTGATCGAGTAAGCCCACAGCGACCCCGCGCCATACTCGCCCTTCTTGTTCAACGCATAGAAATTGAGGTGGAACTTGCTGAGCTTGGCCCGGTTGTTATTGTAGTTGGCGACCACCCGCTTGCAGGCTTCGAGGCAGGCATCCGTAGGCGATGCGCCGCGCCGCATCATCTCGACGATGGTGTGCGCGCCATTGATCTTGATGCACTCTTCGCCGCGCCCCGTAGAGCCGGCGGCGCCGATTTCGTTATCCACGAACAGGCCGCAGCCGATGATCGGCGAATCGCCGACGCGCCCCGGTATCTTCCACGCCAGCCCGCTGGTCGTCGTCACGCCCGACAGGTCGCCACGCCCGTTGACGGCGATGCAGTTGATCGTTCCCGTCGGCGGGTGGGCGATGTACTCTTCGATGCGCGCCAGTAGCTCGGCGCGATCCCAGTCACCGTTATAGATTAAGCTCTGCGGCTGACCGTCGGGCGTCGCCAGTCCCGGCCCCCAGGCGTCCTTGTCGCTCATCGTCTCTTTCCACTTCAGCCACGCGGCGCGCGACTCTTCGGTGAGCAAATCCATCGCCTTGAAGCCATGCGCCAGCGCGAATCGCAAAGCGCCTTCACCGACGAGCAGCAAGTGATCTGTGCGCTCTAAAACCAGCTTGGCGACCAGCGACGGGTTCTTGATGTTGCGCAACGAAGCGACCGCGCCGGCGCGGTGCGTCGGCCCGTGCATGACGCTGGAGTCTAACTCGACGACGCCCTCTTCATTCGGCAAGCCGCCGTAGCCGACGCTCTGATCTTTCGGGTCGTCTTCGACAATGTTGACCCCGGCAATCACCGCATCGAGCGTATCGCGGCCCGCGCGAATCATCTCCATCGCCTTGGCGGTGGCGGCCAAGCCATTGGCGCTCGATACGACGACAGGGCGAGTGCCACCCTGGACGGCAAGCGCAGATCGCGGCGCTTCATTAATCATGCCGGCGGCAACCCCGGCGACGGCGCTCGTGCGAACGAAATCGCGGCGTGTGATCTTGTTTTTCATAACCACTTTTCTCCTAATCGGTGTGACGCTCGCAAGCGGCTGTTGGTGTTCCGGGCCACTGTCCCGGCGGCTGATTGCGCGTGATTCAACAGTGAAGGACGATTCTATTCCCTTCTCAGCGGGTTTGTAAACGAAGCGGCATCAGCGCAGCACATCTTTAATCAACACCGGCGGCGCGGTCGCTTCAGCGCCGATCTGATAAGCCTGGAGAATGACGGCGGCGGCTTCGTCTACCAGCACCGCGTCATTGAAGTGCATGACGGCCAGCGGCGTGCGCTCTTCGACGCGGTCGCCGATGCGCGCATGGATGGTCAGTCCGACGCTCAGATCGATCTTTGAATCGAGCCGCAGGCGGCCCGCGCCGAGCAGCATCGAAGCGCGCCCGATAGCCGCCGTGTCAATCGCTTGCACAGTGCCGCTGCGCCGGGCTAAAACCGCGCGCTCATGCCGCGCCGTCGGCAATAACGAATAATCATCCAGCACACGTGGGTCGCCGGATTGCGCGGCGATGATCTCGCGCATCTTTTCAAGCGCCGCCCCCTTTGCGATCAACTCGTCATAGCGGGCGCGGCCTTCGTCAACCGTAGCCACCGCGCCGCCAAGCACCAGCATCTCGGCTGAAAGCTCGCGGCAAAGCGTGATGAAGTCGTCCGGCCCCTGGCCGCGCAAGGCATCGAAGGCTTCGATCATTTCCAGAGCGTTGCCGACCGTGCGACCGAGCGGCTGGTTCATGTCCGTGAGCAGCGCGACACAATCTTTGCCGAGACCGCGGGCGATCTGAATCATCAGCTCGGCGAGCTGGCGGGCTTCGGCTTCTGTCTTCATGAACGCGCCGTTGCCGACTTTGACATCAAGCACCAGGCCGGTGATGCCTTCGGCCATCTTCTTGCTCATAATCGAAGCGGCCATCAGCGGGCGGCAGGGCACGGTAGCCGTCACGTCGCGCAAGGCGTAGAGCTTGCGGTCGGCGGGCGCTATCTGGGCAGTCTGGCCGATCAGCGCGACGCCAACCTGCGTGAGCGTGGCGCGAAATTCGGCAAGCGACAGGTTGGTGCGAAAGCCCTGGACCGAGTCGAGCTTGTCGAGCGTGCCGCCGGAATGCGCCAGGGCGCGGCCCGAAATCATCGGCACAGGCACGCCCGCCGCCGCGACAACCGGCGCGATGACTAGAGAAGTCTTATCGCCGACGCCGCCCGTCGAATGCTTATCGACGCGCAGGCGGCCCAGCTCAGACAGGTCTAAGACCTCGCCCGAATGCAGCATCTCTTCGGTGAGCGCGATGGCTTCGGCATCCGTCATGCCGCGCAGGAAGATGGCCATCAGCAAGGCCGACACCTGATAGTCGGCAATCTCGCCGGCAGTATAACCTTGAATGATGAAGTGAATCTCGTCGCGCGTCAGATGTTTGCCGTCGCGTTTCTTTTCGATAATGTCAACCGCTCGCATGATTGATCTTGGCCCTGGCGTCTGCCGGCGTGCCGTCAGTTGGTGCCGGCCTCTGTCTCCTGTTTGATCTCGCGGTAGAGCCAGGCTTTGGCTTTCAGCCATTCGCGCTTGACCGTGATGGCCGAGACGCCGAGCACTTCTGCCGTCTCTTCAACGCTCAGTCCGCTGAAGTAGCGCAGCTCGACGATGCGGCACTTGCGCTCGTCAATCCGGCTCAATCGGTCGAGCGCCTCGTTGAGCGCCAGCAGGTCAACCGACTCTTCCGGCGTCGCGGCCACCGCATCGTCGAGCGTGATGCGCAGCGCCGAGCCGCCGCGCCGGGCATAGCGCCGCGAGCGCGCGTGGTCAACCAGCAGGTGACGCATCACCTGCGCGGCGACTCCGAAGAAGTGCGCGCGGTTCTGCCAGTCCGCATGCTGCTGGCCGAGCAGCCGCATGTAGGCTTCATTGACCAGCGCCGTCGTCTGCAAAGTGTGGTCGCCGCGCTCACGTTTCATGTAGCGCCGCGCCAGGGCGTGCAGCTCGTCGTAGACCAGCAGCATCAGCTTGTCGAGCGCCGCGTGATCGCCGCCGCGCCAGTCTACGAGTAGCTGAGTGACTTCCTGTGGCGAGGTTGCCATTGCCGTCTCCGTCCGCCCTGCGGGATGCATCAAGGCCGAGACGAATTATAGCGTCTGCGCCCTGGCTTATCTAACGCCCGCCGACGATCTAACAGAATAAGCGACCCGGCATGATACCGATTCGCCGCGCTTATCGCTTATGAGAGTGGAGGCCAAAGACGATTCCCACCACCGCGTGGTCCGGCAGATTTGTCCCCGGCCCGAAAACTGAGAATAGGAGAAAAACGATGAAAAAAAGATTAGTCCATTACAGATTTTTGCTTTGTGCTGTCGTGCTCTGCGGCCTGCTGGCCGTATCGCCTCTTCCCCGCATTGAAGTCCGAGCCTTCGGTTCGGAAGGCGTTGGCCAACAACAAACAGGCCTTCGTCTGCAACCCGGAGCGGCCTTACAGGTAGACAACTGTCCGGGAAACATCGTAGTTAACGGAGGTTTTACGAACGGGCTGGCCCCCTGGACGGTGGCCTACGGAACTCCCGACCTGAGCACGGGCCCAGGATATCTTGATCCAGGGGCTGTCGGCATGTGGGGGAATCAAAACCCAACTATTGGCGAGGGCCTTCAACAGGCACTGACCACGGTTACAGGGAAAACCTACATCGGCTCGGTCGCTTTCCAGCGAGTCAACGACCCTGGCAAGCTGCCTTACGCGATGCTTAAGCTGCGGACTTCCACGACGCCGCTGTCCTCTGTGGCGGGGGGGAACACGATCTTCCTGTCGCCCAGCGTCAACGACCTGAGTTGGCATCCCTACTCTTTCAGCTTTATGGCTCCAGGCCCGGTCACCTATCTCACGATCAATGTCGAAAACAATTCAAGCGCTAATGACGGCGGGCAGACTTCCTACGCCCGGGTCGACGATATCTGCATTCGAGAGGAGGGGGCGCCTGACTTCAAGGCAACGACTGTATGCCAGGGTCAACCAACTGTTTTCACAATTAGCGCTTCTGGCTCGACGTCATGGAACTGGGATTTCGGCGACGGCACAAACAGCAATCAACAGAACCCGACTCACACCTACGCCAATGCGGGAACCTACACCGTGAAGCTGTGCGTCAATGGGACCACCAATTGTGTGACCAAGACGGTGACGGTGCTCTCGGCG
This genomic interval carries:
- a CDS encoding hemolysin family protein is translated as MESSLSSVLIRLALVLLLVLTNGFFVAAEYALVSVRRSRIASLAGQGNKRAQRVIRILDKLTAYISATQLGVTLASLALGWVGEETMAEILGPLFQRAFGSYSAVAAHTASIVIAYIAITYLHVVLGELVPKAISLEKAEPVALAVAAPIRIFYKMFKAPIWVLNHSGIIVLRWLGLRATAEHSGIYSEEELRGLIAVSQKSGHVLEDERQLINNVFDFTETTVESVMNPRTQIEALDAELTPAQMLDYFEQIGYSRMPVYRGSLDHVLGIVLHKDLSRLVRHGGNFDEIIRPAVFLPTTVRLHDALRSLRRSSAHMAMVVDEHGGVEGLVTLEDLLEEIVGDIRDEHDEVVAQQIKQENPDTFKVSGALSIRDANRHMQLGLPESDSYHTVAGFMMARAGRLLQTGDQIEYNGLRLTVVSTERNRIVEAKIEKREEDVPAPTLAT
- a CDS encoding diacylglycerol kinase family protein, whose amino-acid sequence is MTETLFIINPVSGGGAALRAWREARPALLAAGLTIREQVTTRAGEAAEVTRAALSSGTTRVVAVGGDGTLSEVVNGFLDGEGRPINSEAAIGILPGGTGADFCKTLGIATPVQAIRALSGATVKMIDAGRISLNGTDGQPYTRAFINLASFGLGGDTAMWVNRWRGRRSRLLKGQAKYALAALRALDRYRNHRVRVKLGQESELEIDSNLLVVANGRYAGGGMMLAPHARLDDGLFDVIVADGATRWDIIKELPRIGRGGHLKNPRVSEHRARVISITASEPLAIDVDGDFAGTTPATLTVSPSAVRLLSA
- a CDS encoding BMP family ABC transporter substrate-binding protein; translated protein: MLLKIQQNIINKPCQIERGADVIFQAAGNSGLGVFDAAEETNHLAIGVDANQNWVKPGFILTSMMKRVDNAVYDTVKDVIGNQFKGGIHEFGLESDGVGYALDDYNRNLIPQSVLDEVERAKKEIIAGRIKVTDAMAEK
- a CDS encoding BMP family ABC transporter substrate-binding protein; the encoded protein is MKQTALAVLLCALLIAPGCSRVLGGGDEASGKKRVGIVFDIGGKDDKSFNAAAWVGVQRALKDMPSDMILRDVEPGDPTSIEPSMRAFAERGYDLIIGVGFAQAPIMEQVSKDYPNLKFAIIDGVIDAPNVASLIFKEHEGSFLVGMIAARTTKTNKVGFVGGMDIPLIHKFATGYAEGARFANPKIEVFENYVGVNDSAWNNPGKGKELAKAQIERGADVIFQAAGNSGLGVFDAAEETNHLAIGVDANQNWVKPGFILTSMMKRVDNAVYDTVKDVIGNQFKGGIHEFGLESDGVGYALDDYNRNLIPQSVLDEVERAKKEIIAGRIKVTDAMAEK
- a CDS encoding isoaspartyl peptidase/L-asparaginase, which translates into the protein MKNKITRRDFVRTSAVAGVAAGMINEAPRSALAVQGGTRPVVVSSANGLAATAKAMEMIRAGRDTLDAVIAGVNIVEDDPKDQSVGYGGLPNEEGVVELDSSVMHGPTHRAGAVASLRNIKNPSLVAKLVLERTDHLLLVGEGALRFALAHGFKAMDLLTEESRAAWLKWKETMSDKDAWGPGLATPDGQPQSLIYNGDWDRAELLARIEEYIAHPPTGTINCIAVNGRGDLSGVTTTSGLAWKIPGRVGDSPIIGCGLFVDNEIGAAGSTGRGEECIKINGAHTIVEMMRRGASPTDACLEACKRVVANYNNNRAKLSKFHLNFYALNKKGEYGAGSLWAYSINARGERHRSRYAVHDGKENKLHDMPYLYEVPDV
- a CDS encoding thymidine phosphorylase, which translates into the protein MRAVDIIEKKRDGKHLTRDEIHFIIQGYTAGEIADYQVSALLMAIFLRGMTDAEAIALTEEMLHSGEVLDLSELGRLRVDKHSTGGVGDKTSLVIAPVVAAAGVPVPMISGRALAHSGGTLDKLDSVQGFRTNLSLAEFRATLTQVGVALIGQTAQIAPADRKLYALRDVTATVPCRPLMAASIMSKKMAEGITGLVLDVKVGNGAFMKTEAEARQLAELMIQIARGLGKDCVALLTDMNQPLGRTVGNALEMIEAFDALRGQGPDDFITLCRELSAEMLVLGGAVATVDEGRARYDELIAKGAALEKMREIIAAQSGDPRVLDDYSLLPTARHERAVLARRSGTVQAIDTAAIGRASMLLGAGRLRLDSKIDLSVGLTIHARIGDRVEERTPLAVMHFNDAVLVDEAAAVILQAYQIGAEATAPPVLIKDVLR
- a CDS encoding sigma-70 family RNA polymerase sigma factor, whose protein sequence is MATSPQEVTQLLVDWRGGDHAALDKLMLLVYDELHALARRYMKRERGDHTLQTTALVNEAYMRLLGQQHADWQNRAHFFGVAAQVMRHLLVDHARSRRYARRGGSALRITLDDAVAATPEESVDLLALNEALDRLSRIDERKCRIVELRYFSGLSVEETAEVLGVSAITVKREWLKAKAWLYREIKQETEAGTN
- a CDS encoding PKD domain-containing protein; translation: MKKRLVHYRFLLCAVVLCGLLAVSPLPRIEVRAFGSEGVGQQQTGLRLQPGAALQVDNCPGNIVVNGGFTNGLAPWTVAYGTPDLSTGPGYLDPGAVGMWGNQNPTIGEGLQQALTTVTGKTYIGSVAFQRVNDPGKLPYAMLKLRTSTTPLSSVAGGNTIFLSPSVNDLSWHPYSFSFMAPGPVTYLTINVENNSSANDGGQTSYARVDDICIREEGAPDFKATTVCQGQPTVFTISASGSTSWNWDFGDGTNSNQQNPTHTYANAGTYTVKLCVNGTTNCVTKTVTVLSAPPAPVITGPNDSCGLPVATYSVPATGGVAYSWAVNGGVIQGSSTTNSVNVVWNPSGTGTITVTVTSKGQCPSSATMTVRNCDLYQGECCVKDKFQVDLKSLSYVGNGVYNFTPALTTSMPNIIRVTANIISASVTYSPTKCGTGGPANAYVVGASNVSPFVASLPIANDHEAIWHGFAPAVSGVSFPMQLHFPLPPTGLCTDSLIFCMKFTVRDRNCKTCEIIQCFGPFKRGGGIQPNDTSNPPN